From one Suicoccus acidiformans genomic stretch:
- a CDS encoding RDD family protein, translating to MSQYTEFETNETITKGRRIASLLTDWMVLIFCVMLVLAVLLFVDTLLHWFTPWRLSPLAWCISLLLFLLVPLWLGGTYLEVKRGGSMGQQMMRLQVAYQQSNLGRRLLRSGLKVMPVASFLYALALYFISGEMSGLAWGLLLFSALLLILILVMTFTRADRRHFIDLLVGSYLISMD from the coding sequence ATGAGTCAATATACAGAATTTGAAACGAATGAAACGATTACCAAGGGCCGCCGTATCGCAAGTTTATTAACAGACTGGATGGTCCTGATTTTCTGTGTCATGTTAGTACTTGCGGTGCTTTTATTTGTAGACACCTTATTGCATTGGTTTACTCCATGGCGGTTATCTCCTCTTGCTTGGTGCATTTCTCTTTTGCTTTTTCTGCTTGTGCCTTTGTGGCTTGGCGGAACTTATCTTGAAGTCAAGAGAGGTGGTTCAATGGGGCAACAAATGATGCGCTTGCAGGTAGCATATCAACAATCCAACTTAGGGCGTCGCTTATTGCGTAGTGGTCTTAAAGTCATGCCTGTAGCTAGTTTTCTCTATGCGCTAGCCCTGTATTTCATCTCTGGCGAGATGTCAGGGCTAGCTTGGGGCTTATTGCTTTTTTCTGCACTTTTACTTATACTTATATTGGTAATGACGTTTACACGAGCGGATCGCCGGCATTTTATTGATTTACTTGTGGGAAGTTATTTAATTTCGATGGATTAG
- a CDS encoding FUSC family protein — translation MKIGARVLKTGLSITLSILISMYLIPDNSPALAGIAAITTTMQSVKKSYESFRNRLLANSIGGIVAVILSYTLGTNPVSIGIAAIILIGVLNALKLSDVLNLAVITVVAVMTSVSNNLALTALYRVLETFIGVTISFLINSLIYPPRYDQRFYDSLTNLTNEILILIRATLRQNITFSIMHQDIVWARNELKQVEQFFDLIRNEVILSKKERYVVARRLVIYRHMITATRATIRLLDTMHNQDAVFASFPDDLRLMIRERVELLMVAHEQVMMKLSGRVSAENVKFIRTPYAYREEYVQKFFDQAWKFLEDKERSNTDVNGVIHIMSAIYRYEESINNLNNILSIYARHYHSEENVVEDSIHSN, via the coding sequence ATGAAAATAGGTGCTCGTGTACTGAAAACCGGGCTATCCATTACTTTATCTATTCTCATATCCATGTACTTAATTCCCGATAACAGCCCTGCCCTTGCCGGCATTGCAGCCATTACTACGACCATGCAATCGGTGAAGAAATCTTATGAATCATTCCGGAACCGTTTGTTAGCCAACTCGATTGGCGGGATTGTTGCTGTTATTTTAAGCTATACCCTCGGGACGAACCCTGTTTCAATTGGGATTGCTGCTATTATTCTTATTGGTGTCTTAAATGCCTTAAAACTGAGTGATGTGCTCAACCTCGCTGTAATTACCGTGGTTGCCGTCATGACGTCTGTATCTAACAACTTGGCTTTAACTGCACTGTATCGGGTTTTAGAAACTTTTATTGGTGTAACGATTTCCTTTCTAATCAATAGCTTAATTTATCCACCGCGATATGATCAACGTTTCTATGATTCCTTGACGAATTTAACCAATGAAATTCTGATACTGATTCGGGCTACCCTGCGCCAGAATATCACCTTCTCTATTATGCATCAAGATATCGTCTGGGCACGCAATGAACTTAAGCAAGTCGAACAATTCTTCGATTTAATTCGCAATGAAGTTATCCTTTCGAAGAAAGAACGTTACGTTGTTGCCCGCCGTTTAGTTATCTACCGCCATATGATTACTGCAACCCGAGCAACCATCCGTCTATTAGACACGATGCATAATCAAGACGCCGTCTTTGCTTCATTCCCAGATGATTTACGCTTGATGATTCGTGAACGGGTCGAGCTGCTTATGGTGGCCCATGAACAAGTAATGATGAAGCTGAGCGGTCGTGTTTCTGCTGAGAACGTTAAATTTATTCGAACGCCTTATGCATATCGTGAAGAATACGTGCAGAAATTCTTCGATCAAGCGTGGAAATTTCTTGAAGACAAAGAGCGTAGCAACACTGATGTTAATGGTGTTATTCATATTATGTCTGCGATTTACCGTTATGAAGAGAGCATCAATAATTTGAATAATATCCTCTCCATATACGCCAGACATTATCATTCTGAAGAGAACGTCGTCGAAGACTCCATCCATTCAAACTAA
- a CDS encoding Fur family transcriptional regulator: MPEHIDDTVHLMDESIRLLKDKNIRITPQRRIILKYMIEAKHHPTVEEIFDDVTEEYPGMSLATVYNNLRTLMDVGLVKEMKFSDVTSHFDFVYHDHHHIICEQCGKIADFNVDPHYLNAISQSAKEQTNYTVRKVSLELYGLCPECQQETTDEDK; this comes from the coding sequence ATGCCGGAACATATCGATGATACAGTTCATTTGATGGATGAGTCCATCCGATTACTCAAGGATAAGAATATTCGTATCACACCACAAAGGCGCATCATCTTAAAATACATGATTGAAGCAAAGCATCACCCGACAGTGGAAGAGATTTTTGATGATGTGACGGAGGAATATCCAGGGATGAGTTTGGCGACGGTTTACAATAACTTGCGTACTTTGATGGATGTAGGCTTGGTTAAGGAAATGAAATTCTCTGATGTAACCAGCCACTTCGATTTCGTCTATCATGATCACCATCATATTATTTGCGAACAATGTGGTAAGATTGCGGACTTTAATGTCGACCCACATTATCTCAATGCAATCAGTCAAAGCGCTAAAGAGCAGACAAACTACACCGTGCGCAAAGTAAGTCTTGAGCTTTACGGACTTTGCCCGGAATGCCAGCAAGAGACAACGGATGAAGATAAATAA
- the trpS gene encoding tryptophan--tRNA ligase, which translates to MSKARIFSGVQPSGTPTIGNYIGAMRGFVQLQDEYDATYCVVNQHAITVPQEPKRLKEMTRELAALYLAIGIDPNKSTIFVQSDVPAHTQSAWLILCHTGLGELERMTQYKDKAQKQEAVNAGLLAYPALMVGDIILHDAAYVPVGDDQRQHIELTRNFVDRFNNRYGDVLVKPEGIYPKAGARVMSLQDPMSKMSKSDANERGFVSMLDTPNQITKKIKSAVTDSIGEINYDKEAQPAIANLIEIYANLSDKSTDDIVQAYAGKGYGPFKTDLAELVVSVLEPIQTRYEKLLSSSELDDILHDGAIKANEQANQVLARMNKAIGIGY; encoded by the coding sequence ATGTCGAAAGCAAGAATCTTCTCGGGCGTACAACCTTCCGGTACCCCGACAATTGGTAATTATATTGGTGCAATGCGTGGCTTCGTCCAATTACAAGATGAGTATGACGCGACTTATTGCGTGGTGAATCAACATGCTATCACAGTGCCTCAAGAGCCTAAACGTCTCAAGGAAATGACGCGGGAACTGGCTGCACTTTATTTGGCGATAGGCATTGATCCTAATAAATCTACGATCTTTGTGCAATCCGATGTCCCAGCGCATACCCAATCTGCTTGGCTTATTCTTTGTCATACTGGCTTAGGCGAATTAGAACGCATGACCCAATATAAAGATAAAGCCCAAAAGCAAGAAGCCGTCAACGCAGGTCTTCTGGCCTACCCGGCCTTAATGGTAGGAGATATTATCTTACATGACGCAGCCTATGTGCCGGTGGGCGATGATCAAAGACAACATATTGAATTGACACGGAATTTTGTCGATCGCTTCAACAATCGCTACGGAGATGTCCTGGTTAAACCAGAAGGCATTTATCCTAAAGCAGGAGCCCGTGTCATGAGTTTACAAGACCCGATGTCTAAGATGAGTAAGTCAGATGCAAATGAACGAGGCTTCGTATCAATGCTGGATACACCTAACCAGATCACCAAGAAAATAAAATCAGCTGTCACTGATTCAATTGGCGAAATCAATTACGACAAAGAAGCGCAACCAGCAATTGCTAACTTAATCGAAATTTACGCTAATTTAAGTGATAAATCAACGGATGACATCGTCCAAGCTTATGCTGGTAAAGGCTATGGTCCATTTAAGACAGACCTAGCTGAATTAGTGGTATCTGTCCTCGAACCAATTCAAACACGCTATGAGAAATTATTAAGCAGTTCTGAATTGGATGATATCCTGCATGATGGGGCTATTAAAGCTAATGAACAAGCTAACCAAGTGCTTGCACGGATGAATAAAGCAATTGGAATCGGATACTAA
- the spxA gene encoding transcriptional regulator SpxA: MVTLYITPSCTSCRKARAWLEEHDIPYEERNIFTDPLTEDEVKDILRMTENGTEDIVSTRSKAYSQLNVELSELPLNDFFTLVKEQPGLLRRPILIDDKRLQIGYNEDEIRRFLPRDVRARELEKARALVNE, from the coding sequence ATGGTAACATTATATATTACCCCAAGCTGTACATCCTGTCGTAAAGCTCGTGCATGGTTGGAAGAACATGACATTCCTTACGAAGAACGTAATATTTTTACGGATCCATTAACAGAAGATGAAGTAAAAGATATTTTACGCATGACTGAAAACGGAACAGAAGATATTGTTTCAACTCGTTCCAAAGCGTATTCTCAGCTAAATGTTGAGTTAAGTGAATTACCACTGAATGATTTCTTTACTTTGGTCAAAGAACAACCAGGTCTATTACGTAGACCTATCTTGATTGACGATAAACGCTTACAAATCGGTTATAACGAAGATGAAATTCGTCGTTTCTTACCAAGAGATGTACGCGCTCGTGAATTAGAAAAAGCACGTGCTTTAGTTAATGAATAA
- a CDS encoding adaptor protein MecA: protein MEMEHINENLIKVLIDAEDLEKRGINFLDLIGDQQSVERFFYSILEEVDVDHHFRESETVTFQVMPNRDGLELYISRATPDEFMDHWDDGLAERFLAGEANLYSSERYNNAGLGGSPSGQKIRDFIDDALETPVGDYVISFKSLEDFLGAAREINLTGLLNDLYHLDKAYYLVLHLPEKGSELSESDYNNIMSILEYGEKDSFSVNFLQEHAQLLQADDAMNFFGNKF, encoded by the coding sequence ATGGAAATGGAACATATAAATGAAAACCTCATCAAAGTTCTCATTGATGCTGAAGATCTTGAAAAGCGGGGAATTAATTTCCTTGATTTGATTGGTGATCAGCAGAGCGTTGAGCGGTTCTTTTATTCGATTCTTGAAGAAGTTGATGTGGACCATCACTTTAGAGAGTCTGAGACGGTTACGTTTCAGGTGATGCCCAATCGAGATGGTTTAGAACTTTATATCAGCCGAGCAACACCAGATGAGTTCATGGATCACTGGGACGATGGATTGGCTGAGCGTTTCTTAGCAGGAGAGGCTAACCTATATTCATCTGAAAGATATAACAATGCAGGGCTAGGTGGTTCACCGAGCGGGCAAAAGATTAGAGATTTTATCGATGATGCATTAGAAACCCCTGTGGGTGATTATGTTATCAGTTTTAAATCACTGGAAGATTTCTTAGGGGCTGCTCGAGAAATTAATCTTACAGGGCTTTTAAATGACTTATATCACTTAGATAAAGCATATTACTTGGTGTTGCATCTACCTGAAAAAGGCAGTGAGTTGTCAGAAAGTGACTACAATAATATTATGTCTATTTTAGAATATGGCGAGAAAGATTCGTTTTCTGTCAACTTTTTGCAGGAGCATGCTCAGTTGTTGCAGGCGGATGATGCGATGAATTTCTTTGGAAATAAATTTTAA